The genomic interval TTTGACTTTGGTGGCGGGAGGGAGTTGGTGGGGGGTCAAGGTGACTTTCAATATATCGCAGAATTGATGTCACTTAAAATGGTAGATGGTATCTGTAGTAAGATTGTTGGAATGAGACGATTAAGTCAAGCTGTTGCCTGCATTGTCGTACATGTGGCCCGTTAAGGACACACCGGTGTTGAGCATAATGATTTACTTGGTAAATGTCTAAAGGTTAAAATCTAAGAAACCTAACGTCAGTCGCCTGAACTTTCTCTACTGTTTTTTGGGAGATGTAGGTTTACCAAACAATGGCGTGTATTGAAAATGAGTATTAGAGGCTATGGTTACTCGTCTATACTAACAACTATTGCTTGAAGCAGACGTAGTACTCATATAGTGAATCTGTACTCAGACTCAGTATTCTAAAATGTCGCCCTCACTATTTTGGTACTCGTATACGCCGACTCGGGTTCATTTTTGTAATCTAATAAGGAGTACTCATACTCGCGCTTATCAGTGGCGTTCTAAGCTTCCAAGTGGAAGCGGGGGTCCGCCCAGGGTATCATTCAGGGGGCGGCATGTCACAGCCCTccccccgcccgcccccccccccaatgtttcCCTTTTCTTGTAAATCATTGTGTTATCATTTCAAAGCTTTGCCAAAGATGGCACCatttttgcatctaagccacctTACGTaaacaaccccctccccctcccaatttGATCCTTTCCCCAGGACGGCAACAAAGGAAAGTCAGCCCCGAGTGCCAACTATTCTAGGTACTCCATTTGGGTGTTTAGAGCCTCCTACTGGTACCGGTACTCATACCATTTGGAATTCTTTTTGTACTCGTAATCATGCTGTGGTACTCGCACTGCAATGTCTGTTTACGATGACTTTCACTTGAAATAAATCTTTACGTAAAAAAGCTGTATTTTTATGATGCAGTAAACTTGTAATCACTTCAGCGAACCATGTGATGTTTCTTATATCTAAATGATCTGAGAGATGTACTTGATTTGACATGTTCTTATCAAAGAATCAACTGTACCTCCTATAGTAGGGATAGCCGAGTTATCAATCGTTTCCGTGTAATATGTAAATGCTGAATTCAATCATGGTGATGTCTTCTTGATGCAACTctgtattatttcattttgtaaccTATTGTCTTGCCTGATGTCATTATTTCGCTGCAAATTTCTACGTCCGAACTATGAAGAAGCAACTTGTGTTTTGCATGAACCTTTTATTTCCGACAccggagggagggagagggggagtgggagggggagggggagggggagctcAGGAATGGTTTCAAGCTGGCGTGGTGTCGCGACAGTCGTAAATTTATACACCGCTGAACAGTGCTGTCTCTAGGACCATTCAACGTCACACTTAATCTATCAAATATATACAGTGAcaatccaatatatatatatatatatatatatatatatatatatatatatatatataaatatatatatatatatatatatatataaatatatatatatatatatatatatataaagagagagagagacagagagatagAGGGAGAGAGACAGCAACTTTTTTGGACGTTCATTACCTATACCAATCAATTTGACATTAAAAAccaatatatatgatattcaaAAGAACCGTAGTGTATTAATGTGGTCGAAAATCGTGGGAAATGTGTCACGTGGCCTCTCATAAAAACACCATTTCTAGTCTCTAGATTATTTAGGTTGAAGTTGCTTTACAACTTTCTCAAAGGACAACACCAATAATTTCATCTCCTTAAAGTCACTTTGTCACGTTCACACCCCTTCTAATTTATTAtcacttttttcttttactctttTTGTAAAAGCATCTGGAATTTGGGTTCTATTTGCAATAATCTCGCGATATCATCCTTGATCGAAAATCAAACTATAATGTATTTCAACATAATATTTGTGTCATTAATTCATCAAaatcgccaaaaaaaaaaaaacaatgaaataagaCGCTTGCAATGAACCAATCAAGCAcaacaatatattattttatacacCATACCAAATATTCCCATGTCAGATGTATAAAGGTTGTATCGATACTCACCCGCCTTTGTTCAGAAACATTAGTGTGTATAGGAACAGTCTAGTACCATCCCAGATGCACGGATATACTATAATACCCCCCAGATATAAAGTTTTCCAAAGTCTTCGAGTTCTTTGGCAAAATTTGTAGACATGATAATCTGCAGCATTCTACGGTCCCTTCTTCAAAACTGCTTCTTCTGTAGGGAAGAAAGCAATTCCTACCTCCTGAGGTTCTCCGCCTCCGGGTGTTTCCAAATTCTTAATTGAGTTAtcgttttctttcttctctttctccAGGGTTTTCTGAAACAAACGAATTTCCTATTATACTTATACTGAGGGTTGCGTGTTATTTTCGAGGTCTTAAATATAAAAACCCCTTCACAGAATGAGGTAAAATGTATAGTAGTCCAATTAGACGCACTGCAGTATGTGTCACGTTGACTAATTTAGAAACATTCTAAAGAGATTGatagttgatatttttttttcaactaagAATTTATTCACCAATTTTTCCCCCCTACTCCGCTTTCAAAGTCATCCGTTAGCTTGGCTCGAATGAGGTATTTTGTAACATCTGAGCAAAATACTGATCCCCTTTCCAACGTTttgatagaaaaaaaagaggtaTATAAAGTTAAATGATCAATTGGTTAATATCAGTAAACAAAGAGGTACAGTTGATTTATTATGTCTTGGTTTATAGATCATCCACTATGGATGAATTATTACTTCCAACAATTGAAAAAATGTCTATACGTTGATTTCGTTCGAATTATTTCTTTGTGTGGGTTGCTGTTGTATATTGTTGTGTTTTGCAAATCGTGTTAAAGCGAGAGACCATGGTTATGTTAATGTGTTGCATTACATTCAGTATAGATATTCAGTGTCTACGGTAACAGCATCTGCTTGTTCGCATAAATGGAATTCCCATTATCTGCATTTAAAGGCGTATATATAATAAACTTGAAATGTAATACTTTTAAATTATAAGGATGTCTCCCTGGCTTATAAGGTACTcctaaacaaaatgaaataaaaaacgaATTGCAGATTTTGCAAGATTCTGAAGccaattatcaatattttattctGTCTCCAAATGATACAGTTACAGGTCTGTGGTGAATTGAACGTTGTTTAAACACCATTAAATTTACCTTATAAGGCTTTTTAATGCAAATGAGAGCACAAtcgttttgtatttatttaatataGCAGCAATCATACAAGTCCAACTATAAGCTTACAAATAAGTAAACAGTTAATGTcactgcttttattttttggacaacgtgatttgattggcttaAAAAAGAAACACCTTAATTTGTAGGAATTGGCCGAAAGCACAAAATTTGAAACTATAATTTGgtgaaaatggggggggggttagaaaTTTCCcaattaaaactatatatatatgtatatatatatatatatatatatatataaatatttatatatatatatataggcctatattatatatatatatatttatatatatatatatatatatatatatatatttatacaaagagagaggtggagagaaagagagaggatAAATAGGAATATTCGTTCAACCTGTTAACTGATCCTCAAATACAGATGTGGTTTGttgtttctctctttctttctttgcattACTGCGATTTTCTCTGCTTTGCCTGGACTCAGTCTGCGGACATAATGTTGCCCAGAGGCTATACGAATAAAGCTGGTTGGATGAATTGCTCCATTTGATGTATTTTTAATCCAGCTACAAGTATACTACGAAGTGATTTAATAACCAAAATGAAATTGATCCAAAGTAGAATTCACAACCGTGAATTTGATATAGACTCGAAGAGTAACCACAATTTGTCACGAATATTAAGTATTTGTAAGAATTCGAAGTGAATATACCTGGAAATAATTATTTGAATGATTGGTGGGccatacaaacatatgtaagGGAGAATTTAACCTCAATTCTTAGCATGTGTTATGCCAGTATTCCacataatttcaaaataaagaatttacaatgagaagaaaaaagagctttgcagaagaagaaaaaggagagGAAGAATAAGGACTCCTCTTTGAGTTGACTCCCAACGGGTAGTGTATAATAAGAGAACAATAAACAGTTCGACGGAAGCACAAATAAGATTCCAACTTGCATGGTTGTACAGGAAACACTATAGAAAGTTATTCCCAAAATGACTATACGGAACATTCTGTGGAACTCATGGCCAGAGGTGATGGTATAGCTACACCATGGGGTTCAGGCTTGACTCTGTATACCTGGAATGTCATATAGGAATACCTGCAACATAAATACATTCACATATATGTATTACAAGTATACACGAATACACGCTCACACACATacgaatacatatatatatgaatacatacatacacacgcataCACCCTGCATACGAATACATACATATGAATCCACACATACGAATCCATATGGGGAAGTTAGGTTTAAATTGTTAggtttgttttgtatgtttttgtatgtattgcattttagatcctcctgcaagcaggaactcgagaAGAAGCcaccattggcttatcaaagccgcaagctgaccgaagtcagtctcttagattcatattttaacgtccatgattatgaattgtcaattgtcaacaactctgtaactggacgacatacattaatcttggagtgactcgaactcgggaccttatgattgaaaggcaccggcgttaaccactgagctaacactcccttttttatcattacattttttatcattatttgttttatttattatgttttattattatagtatataaatatttatcagtatttttcagtatttgttttacatgccaTAAAGGGACCTACCGGGGGCCAAATGAGCTGAGTGGGTGGGCCGTGTAGGCGACTGGGGACTCTGATATAGGGACTAATAGTGAAACTGTTAGGCATGCATGAAACACATAGAAGTAATACATTTATATGTGAACCGTAGTTTCGAATTAGAATGCTACACTTTTCACGCAGGTTGAATCTTAGGAGCCCTCGACGTTTATTGCTATTCTGACAAAACTagtgaaaaccaaaacaaactcACTGTCATCTCATCTGCGATCGTGCATATGTGATGAGTGGTTAAAATAATCCTTATGTTCTTTTTGAACGTCATTCTAACAAAacgtgcctagaatcttgaggttacacactactgactaatgaaatcagaagaaatgatatgaacattttgctTTGACTAACTGAAATAGCTCATACTCTCCAGACGTTCACATTATCGTAGGTCTACTTTATTTAAAGAAGTGGAAATATTATGGGGTAGCATCCACCTCCTgtccccaccccaccacccctccccccggGGCATCCTACAGCCCGATATGAGAGAGGgctaacaaaatgaaaattgttgttACTTTATTTGTGCTTTCCATGGTAAGTTGAAATAAAGATAATTCTCAGAAAAAAAAGCAAGATTTCTTTGGCTATCCTTCAGAGAGAAGAAGTGGAGGGAGGAAGGAAGGTTGGGgcgaggggagggaggggtgggggtggcatACCTCAGAATTTCCGTCGGGCCAGAGAGCGAAGGTTGTAGGATATAAATCTTTCGGTTTGTTAGCAAAACCCTCTTGATATATATCGGAGATAGGCAATGATGCAGCCAATTGTGAATCATAAACGATTTTCGAGTTTGTTAGCATGATTGATCTCTTGTCGGTTTCGaatctctggacatacaataGCCTAGAAATTTTATGACAGTAACATACTTTGGTCAACATACCGAAAATAAAGGGCCTAGGTAGAATTCGTTATCACGAAAGCTGCATTCAAGTTCTTACGTTAAAAATGATTACCTTTCCATCTTCATATCTAAATGGAGAAAGTAGAAGATGATGCTACAGTAAGCGATCAGTTCGAAGAAGTGATAAATAAGGTGGCTTGAAGCAATTATTTATTGCCATCACTATACTCTTGGCAATTCTAACTTCCCTGTTACTATATGCGGTGTATCTGTGTGACCATCAGCCATGAAGACAAGGATATTACCATTACACCCTTGGGATAACCAAAGTGACCTTTATTGAACGCTAGTGTGTCAGTATGGTGAATATAGGAataggtttttcttttttccttagCTGACGAAGGTaggaataaataataataataataataatgagctTTTCAAAATGGGTTCTCCTTATAAATTTGAGTTTTTAGTTGATTTTAACTTTCCTTCTTAATCATATGCATTTGCGGAAAGTGTATAGGCTTTCACTTCAAAGTAAATGTCAGAAGGTTACCAATTTTCTTCAACCTTTTTTTCAACCGTTTCCAGTGTCCGGTCTGAAAAATGGATCGCAGCTCTAAGAGTGACTGGAAGATCGTCTGATAGAACTCGCAATTTGTATAACActctgatataaatatatatacataaatataaatataaatatgtatatatatatatatatatatatatatatatatatatatataaattaatatatatatatataccgactTACAAATATAATTCTATCAAATGAAGTAATTAAAGCTTAGCTTCGAGTAGAAGATGAAAGCGTAAAGCTTTCGTACGCAACTGAGGAACgagcaattatatatattatctaattTAATTCTCAGTTATTGTAACAAATACTATGTACAATGCattataatacataatgtatagtAATACGAGACAATCATACAACTTTGGTTCGCATTAAGATAAACATCAAACTAACAACAACCAAGATACATTACGACATGAAAAAAGGCAGTTTACAGACTTAAACCGCTCAGTGAATGTTATAAACACATTTatctcaataataataataatattaaactgggcacaaaaaaaaacaacatatatatgatatgtaagTCAACTTGTTATGGTGCCTTGCCATATTTCTGTCATACCAAACAGCTATCTGATTAAAACTGTCCAATAGAATATATTTTGGTAAGGAATGAAATAGAAGCTCAGACGTAAACGCGTGTAAGCATAATGTATAGGCACAACATGTTAAAGGAGTTAATAGAAAGAAATGTACGAGACCAAAAGGCAACTATGTAGTAGCAGCGATTTCACTGTAAAGATTCCCTGCACTGTAgagtgactatatatatatatatatatatatatatatatatatatatatatatatatatatatatatatatatatatatatatatatatataaatatatgtataaatatatatatatataaatatatatatatatatatatacttatacatatatttatacatacatagaaAGAATCACACCTATTTACGATACTATTACATTAACGTGAGaggccttgaacaagactgcAAACCTTCAACATTTTGTTAGACTCCTtcaataaaaaaggaaaataaattctACATTCAATGATCACACGTGCTCGAAAAATTAATAGTGCTTCATTCTCTTCctactttgttatttttttataacttcAACGCAATTAATACCATTCTCGGATCTAGTTTCCTTTCGCGCCATATACTCTTTGTTGCTGCGGGCTCGCTTAATCAAAATGGCGTAGTCGTATCGATGCGGTGTCATGACGACGCCGATCTCGTCTCGATTTTCGCCAGACATTATACTTTCTAGGTAACAATGTGTAAAGGAATGGATTAATACAACTGTTCAGATACGAAAGGATAAGCGTGATTAATCCCATGACGTTGTTTTGATCAAACGTACTACAATGATCATAAAGTAACATCATCTGATAGATCCAAAATGGCGTAAAGCACAGCCAATAAACGCCAACGATCAATATCACTATGGAAACAACGCCTCGTTTAGATCTCGATGCCACTGCACTGCTGTTGTGCTTCGGTCCCACTTTCACGAAATGAATACAGATCAGGAAATACGTTAAGATCATCCCGAACGATGGTATCGCAAACACGACCCAGAAGACGCCGGTGATGTAATGCCGGTGAGACTCGAAGCCTCGTGACCACATGCAAGACTCGCCGCCGTCGGTGCCAGCGACGTCGCGCAGTTCCATCATCACCGTAAATGGTGAGGCTAAGAAGAGTCCCGAAAACCAGATGACCACACACACCACTCGAGCGTAACACCAGCTCCTGTATCGATTAATAACCATCGGATTCACAAGAGCGAGATACCTTTCTAAACTGAGAACTCCTAACACGTAGACACTGACGTGCATGGTCACGATATCAATCGCTGGAATCAGTTTACAACCGAAATGACCAAATATCCATCCTTTTCTGTTAAAATTAGTCACCGTGAAGAACAGGCTCGTGAAGACGTATAAGGCATCTGCAAGAGCCAGATGAAAGATGTACGTATTCATAGTAAAGACTGCTTTAGATAAAGTCGGATTAAACGATAAATAAATGACAACTGTATTGCCGCACATCCCAACGATGAAGACGCACAAGAAACCAGTTACGAGGCCGATGTTAAAATAGGTATGATTTGGATCCGATTGGTAACTATTGACATCCTGGTTTGTATGAATATTTCCGCAAGGGTCGGTTTCATTGAAAGCCAACATCTTGCCTCCTTCGAAGACTATAGGATAATATTTCGAGTAGTTCAAGTGTTGCTATGTACGTACTCGTAATATAAGTCACGAACCAAACAATTTAGTCCCAATCAAATTGTCATTTTCCTCTCTCCGTCTTTTCCGTTGGCGCTGTTAGAGAACAGAGTAGGAATCTTGTTTTTTATGTGATGTTGACGCAAAGTTTATGAAGGAGAAGAGCTGAGACAATCTATAACTCCAAAAGAGCGTCTCcacgttttgtttttcattttcgccAGAATCATGAAGATCCCTCAATTATTGAACAGTACTGTTTTCCTTGACCATGTAAAATATTCACGGGAGCTTGTCAATGCGGTTATCTGATGTAAACTACTTCATCACTAGCAAGAAACAACAGGAAAAAATTAAGTTACTAATGGCCATAATACTCTATGGATCAGTCGAAAGTGCTCTCCTGTTGTTCCGTGTGTCTATATAGTTTGAAATGCATACGCACGCACGAGAACCGCCTCGTCAGGGCGtcaatattaatcataatttaaTTTCTGTCGGTGGAGCTATGCGAGTAGGTTAACATGTCATGTTTACAATTATGGAAAGGATAGTTTACGAGGGTTGAAATTGTAACGTTTACGCAACAAGAGACTGTCGAAGTTTTGGTAAACTTGTAATAGGTcacgaacaaaataaaaatgtaaaaaataaaaagtaaaaatctTCTTAATTTAGGCcatattttcattattcaaCGTTTGTCGTAAAGTATACAAAAAAGGGGtcatttttttgagtgtaagcaattatatatatatatataggtctatatatatataggtctatatatatatataggtctatatataggtatatatatatatatatacaggtgacaaacgcctacagtggaattacggaaatccttaccggtttcgaacctctggacatacaatcagcgtccatagcctagtggttaggtgtccgcgtacagagcggaaagtccgtggttcgaatcccggtggagctgaaagttttttcactgttcttgattttccaactcattacgattttcatttatatatatatatatatatatatatatatatatata from Apostichopus japonicus isolate 1M-3 chromosome 19, ASM3797524v1, whole genome shotgun sequence carries:
- the LOC139960691 gene encoding urotensin-2 receptor-like — its product is MLAFNETDPCGNIHTNQDVNSYQSDPNHTYFNIGLVTGFLCVFIVGMCGNTVVIYLSFNPTLSKAVFTMNTYIFHLALADALYVFTSLFFTVTNFNRKGWIFGHFGCKLIPAIDIVTMHVSVYVLGVLSLERYLALVNPMVINRYRSWCYARVVCVVIWFSGLFLASPFTVMMELRDVAGTDGGESCMWSRGFESHRHYITGVFWVVFAIPSFGMILTYFLICIHFVKVGPKHNSSAVASRSKRGVVSIVILIVGVYWLCFTPFWIYQMMLLYDHCSTFDQNNVMGLITLILSYLNSCINPFLYTLLPRKYNVWRKSRRDRRRHDTASIRLRHFD